From a single Paenibacillus sp. FSL R5-0345 genomic region:
- a CDS encoding sulfate ABC transporter substrate-binding protein, with product MNFIRSRQLHGCFAALMLAILTLAAVGCGNEKAVTTMADPSKPGDVTLVVGAYSVAKDAMKDILPLFAAQWKADTGQEISFQQSYEASGTQARAIVGGFEADVTLLAMEGDVEKLVKAGLVAPTWKEQGEQGMVTRSVVALGTREGNPKGIHDFADLAKPGVKVLYPNPKTSGGAQWDINAIYGAGLKLSEEQEGVKDPAAAKAFLESVHANVESLDKSGRASMAAFEYGVGDVIVTYENELLARIAQGVKYEVIIPKNTILIENPAAVVEKYADEHGTRAAAEALVDFLITPQAQEIFAKYGFRPVDTQVYAENKSRYPDPAGLFDINYLGGWDEVRSTLYSKRGIWYQVLAGI from the coding sequence ATGAATTTCATAAGGAGCAGACAACTGCACGGATGTTTTGCTGCCCTAATGCTGGCCATACTCACGCTGGCGGCAGTCGGTTGCGGGAATGAGAAGGCGGTTACGACGATGGCAGATCCCTCTAAACCAGGGGATGTCACGTTGGTCGTTGGCGCATACAGTGTGGCTAAGGATGCGATGAAGGATATTTTACCGTTATTTGCAGCACAGTGGAAAGCGGATACTGGTCAGGAGATTAGTTTTCAGCAGTCTTATGAAGCTTCCGGAACACAGGCACGTGCAATTGTGGGTGGATTCGAAGCGGATGTTACACTGCTAGCCATGGAAGGTGATGTCGAGAAGCTGGTTAAGGCTGGACTCGTAGCGCCAACGTGGAAAGAGCAGGGTGAACAAGGCATGGTGACGCGTTCGGTAGTCGCACTTGGTACCCGTGAGGGAAACCCCAAAGGAATTCACGATTTTGCGGACTTAGCCAAGCCAGGGGTTAAAGTGTTATACCCAAATCCCAAAACATCCGGTGGTGCGCAGTGGGATATCAACGCGATCTATGGGGCTGGTCTGAAGCTGTCAGAGGAGCAAGAGGGGGTTAAGGATCCGGCAGCAGCCAAAGCTTTTTTGGAAAGTGTACATGCCAATGTGGAATCTCTGGATAAGAGCGGACGTGCGTCCATGGCTGCCTTCGAGTATGGAGTGGGTGATGTCATTGTCACCTATGAGAATGAACTGCTGGCCCGGATTGCTCAGGGAGTTAAATATGAAGTCATTATTCCTAAAAATACAATTCTGATTGAGAACCCGGCGGCTGTCGTTGAGAAGTATGCGGATGAGCATGGGACTCGCGCGGCGGCAGAAGCATTAGTTGATTTCTTGATAACCCCACAGGCACAAGAAATCTTCGCAAAATATGGTTTTCGCCCCGTAGATACACAGGTCTATGCAGAGAACAAAAGCCGTTACCCCGATCCAGCGGGCCTCTTTGATATTAATTATTTAGGCGGCTGGGATGAGGTGCGAAGCACGCTTTATTCCAAGCGGGGAATTTGGTATCAGGTACTTGCAGGAATATAG
- a CDS encoding ABC transporter ATP-binding protein — MLRHKLLYTVLLFTTLFGIVLDLTIAWLLSVITDAAVRLDVKAFKGLVIFGLIYLLVSAINGFIDRYLKNKISAKIRNELRLDMMRHTLALPQSYFDRNHSGDLLSRFTNDNQSVGNATGEVMIDLIRNPLLALAAFGYLLYINWLLALICFAMGPLMFLTGKIFGSAMRENSVRIQNHMSKITSFLHDILGSSMVFKSFSIERRLMKQYQEHSENITSEELKRGRIEGATGSFSSFLGNFTFLLALVVAGYFVAKGSLEVGAMIAFIQLMNYLVMPFSALPGLINSMQQSLGAAGRIFEVLDSPVEVKALPEAVTKQPEFECMVMSSVSFSYPGAEKHSLNKISLELHKGAQMAIVGPSGGGKSTLFKVLLGLYEPDQGEVLINNEKISEMSLAKLRSHFAYVPQESGLYTGSIRDNIRNGNPDAGEQEILEALRQANAYDFVMELPEGLDTDIGEEGSRLSGGQRQRLSIARAILRNSPILLLDEATAALDNESEKLVQQAIRKLMGDKTTLVIAHRLSTIQNADIILVMENGEIVESGTHEELLTAEGRYHGLYYSQLEEEEAGESGHEVMEFASTGVPSLLK; from the coding sequence ATGTTAAGGCATAAGCTCTTATATACGGTTTTATTATTTACGACTTTATTTGGGATTGTTCTGGATCTAACGATTGCTTGGCTGCTCTCAGTGATTACAGATGCTGCGGTTAGACTCGATGTGAAAGCTTTTAAAGGGCTGGTTATATTCGGTTTAATTTACTTATTAGTGAGTGCAATTAACGGTTTCATCGATCGGTATCTCAAAAATAAAATCTCTGCCAAGATCAGAAATGAGCTGCGGCTGGATATGATGCGGCATACCTTAGCACTTCCTCAGTCTTATTTTGACCGTAATCATTCCGGGGATTTATTGTCCCGCTTTACTAATGATAATCAATCTGTGGGTAATGCTACCGGCGAGGTAATGATTGATCTGATCCGTAACCCTTTGCTTGCTCTCGCGGCTTTTGGTTATTTGCTCTATATTAACTGGCTACTGGCACTGATCTGTTTTGCAATGGGACCCTTGATGTTCCTTACGGGAAAAATCTTCGGTTCAGCGATGCGTGAGAACAGTGTTAGGATTCAGAATCATATGAGCAAGATTACTTCCTTTTTGCATGACATTCTAGGTAGTAGTATGGTGTTTAAATCTTTTTCCATCGAGCGCAGACTAATGAAGCAGTATCAGGAACATAGTGAAAATATTACTTCCGAAGAATTGAAGCGGGGAAGAATTGAGGGAGCTACCGGCTCATTCTCGTCGTTTTTAGGAAACTTCACGTTTCTTCTTGCGCTGGTCGTGGCTGGTTATTTTGTGGCCAAAGGATCCCTTGAGGTCGGTGCGATGATTGCTTTCATACAGCTCATGAATTATCTAGTCATGCCGTTCTCGGCATTACCAGGACTGATCAATTCGATGCAGCAATCACTTGGGGCGGCGGGACGAATCTTTGAAGTGTTGGATAGCCCTGTAGAAGTGAAGGCTCTACCTGAAGCAGTGACGAAGCAGCCTGAATTTGAGTGTATGGTCATGTCCTCGGTATCCTTCTCTTATCCGGGAGCAGAGAAACACAGCTTGAACAAGATCAGCTTAGAGCTTCACAAAGGGGCTCAAATGGCGATTGTGGGACCGAGTGGTGGAGGGAAATCTACGCTTTTTAAAGTATTGCTTGGGTTGTATGAACCTGATCAGGGTGAAGTACTTATAAATAATGAGAAGATAAGTGAAATGAGTCTTGCTAAGCTTAGGAGTCACTTTGCTTATGTGCCGCAAGAGTCCGGGCTGTATACGGGAAGTATCCGTGATAATATTCGGAATGGAAATCCGGATGCAGGTGAGCAAGAAATTCTGGAAGCTTTGCGACAAGCAAACGCTTATGATTTTGTGATGGAGTTGCCGGAGGGCCTTGATACAGATATCGGTGAGGAAGGTTCACGCCTGTCCGGTGGACAACGTCAGCGGCTATCGATTGCAAGAGCGATTCTTAGGAACTCTCCAATTTTGCTACTAGATGAAGCTACTGCAGCGCTTGATAATGAATCTGAGAAGCTGGTGCAGCAGGCGATTCGTAAACTAATGGGAGACAAAACCACACTTGTTATCGCCCATCGTCTATCTACGATTCAGAATGCCGATATCATTCTAGTGATGGAGAATGGTGAAATTGTAGAGAGCGGTACCCACGAAGAATTGCTTACGGCGGAAGGAAGATATCATGGCTTGTACTATTCACAGCTGGAAGAGGAAGAAGCTGGCGAGAGCGGGCATGAGGTAATGGAGTTTGCATCTACAGGAGTTCCAAGCTTACTGAAATAA
- a CDS encoding sulfate ABC transporter permease subunit has protein sequence MRKLWIGLTYLVFFLLIAAPLGKMAIGAFSEGFGGFWNALTRPEALHALMMTGLVVIVVTLLNTLFGIMMALYLVRANWINRRLKGLLNSIVDLPYAVSPVIGGLMIVLLLGPDSALGAIFEGIGLKIVYAIPGMIIATLFVTFPLMVREVMPVLQEIGSQQEEAASTLGARGWTIFWKVTWPSIRWAVVYGVILTVARSLGEFGAVLVVSGNIMNKTQTATTLVYQDVENFNVTAAGGIALVLAAFSAGLLLLMEWTKRRKEVQ, from the coding sequence ATGAGAAAATTGTGGATCGGACTCACTTACTTGGTGTTTTTCTTGCTAATAGCTGCACCCCTAGGAAAAATGGCTATAGGTGCTTTTAGTGAAGGATTCGGTGGTTTCTGGAATGCTCTGACTAGGCCTGAAGCGCTGCATGCGCTTATGATGACTGGGCTTGTTGTGATAGTAGTAACGTTATTAAATACTTTGTTCGGAATTATGATGGCTCTGTATCTTGTTCGGGCGAACTGGATAAATAGACGTCTAAAGGGCTTGCTTAACAGTATTGTTGATTTACCTTATGCTGTGTCCCCAGTTATTGGCGGGCTGATGATTGTCCTGTTGCTGGGTCCAGATAGTGCATTGGGTGCGATTTTTGAAGGGATTGGGCTGAAGATCGTCTATGCGATTCCCGGAATGATCATTGCCACCTTGTTCGTAACCTTTCCTTTAATGGTGCGTGAGGTGATGCCGGTGCTACAGGAGATTGGATCACAGCAGGAGGAGGCTGCTTCTACATTGGGCGCTCGTGGCTGGACTATTTTCTGGAAGGTGACTTGGCCTTCGATTCGTTGGGCGGTTGTGTATGGGGTCATCCTTACGGTGGCGCGTTCACTAGGAGAGTTCGGCGCGGTGCTCGTGGTCTCGGGTAACATTATGAACAAAACCCAGACGGCAACGACGCTAGTCTATCAGGATGTTGAGAATTTTAATGTAACGGCTGCTGGAGGAATAGCGCTAGTTCTGGCTGCATTTTCCGCAGGTCTACTGTTGTTGATGGAATGGACCAAGAGAAGAAAGGAAGTGCAGTAA
- a CDS encoding sulfate/molybdate ABC transporter ATP-binding protein, with product MHVEVRGLNKHFGDFHAVKDVNFTITKGHLIGLLGPSGGGKTSILRMLAGLETPDNGEIIFHGQTVNNLPPQERGIGFVFQNYALFKHMTVFDNIAFGLKVKKASKTAIRDRVMELVELTGLKGFEKRYPHQLSGGQRQRVAFARALAPEPQLLLLDEPFAAIDAKIRQELRAWLRELIERVGITSIFVTHDQDEAIEVADEIMIINQGQLEQKGTPWDIYKEPKTPFVATFIGESTLIEDASEVKGFKGAGDGKPTKALIRPEYIEVGNLHEFKMASATEKGVVKHLHFRGSEWLVEVEVNGHKLVTYRSLEKETLQPGQDISVLVHRAYLFNDERSWIQENNLKEDPMPIFI from the coding sequence ATGCATGTTGAAGTGCGGGGATTAAATAAGCATTTTGGAGATTTTCATGCGGTCAAGGACGTCAATTTCACCATTACAAAAGGTCATCTGATCGGACTGCTTGGCCCGAGTGGTGGCGGTAAAACCTCAATTCTGCGTATGCTTGCCGGGCTGGAAACACCGGATAATGGCGAGATTATTTTTCATGGTCAGACAGTTAACAATCTTCCTCCTCAGGAGCGCGGGATCGGCTTCGTCTTTCAGAACTATGCATTATTTAAGCACATGACTGTTTTTGATAATATTGCGTTTGGATTAAAAGTTAAAAAAGCCAGCAAAACTGCGATTCGTGACCGTGTTATGGAACTGGTGGAGCTTACGGGGTTAAAAGGCTTCGAGAAGCGTTATCCGCATCAGCTATCTGGTGGACAACGTCAGCGTGTGGCTTTTGCTCGTGCGCTCGCACCTGAGCCACAGCTACTGCTCTTAGATGAGCCGTTCGCAGCTATCGATGCGAAGATCCGTCAGGAGCTGCGTGCTTGGCTACGTGAGCTGATTGAGCGTGTAGGTATCACCTCGATCTTTGTAACGCATGACCAAGACGAAGCGATAGAAGTAGCAGATGAGATTATGATCATCAACCAAGGACAGTTGGAACAAAAGGGTACACCTTGGGATATTTATAAGGAGCCTAAAACACCATTTGTGGCAACTTTTATCGGGGAGTCGACACTGATTGAAGATGCTTCTGAGGTGAAGGGCTTTAAAGGCGCTGGAGACGGTAAACCTACCAAAGCACTTATTCGTCCTGAGTATATTGAAGTGGGTAACCTGCATGAGTTCAAGATGGCTTCAGCTACGGAAAAAGGGGTCGTAAAGCATTTGCATTTCCGTGGAAGTGAATGGCTTGTTGAGGTTGAAGTTAATGGTCATAAACTGGTCACTTACCGTTCCTTGGAGAAAGAAACATTACAGCCGGGGCAGGACATCTCAGTCCTAGTGCATCGGGCTTACCTGTTTAATGATGAGCGAAGCTGGATCCAGGAGAACAATCTGAAAGAAGATCCGATGCCGATATTTATTTAA
- a CDS encoding GNAT family N-acetyltransferase, which produces MANPMDPILIEFPESFETERLLIRAPLWGDGVSMNVAIGESLEELKPWMPFAQTSPTLDESERFTREARLDFLKRNQLHMRVFNKTTGSFIGCSGLHRINWELRNFEIGYWIRSSCAGKGYMTEAVNGITDFAIRELEANRIEIRCSARNIKSAAVAERAGYTLEGILRRERLGLDGEIHDSKLFSKVRGVEF; this is translated from the coding sequence ATGGCTAATCCTATGGATCCGATTCTGATTGAATTTCCTGAGAGCTTTGAGACCGAGCGTCTGCTCATTCGTGCCCCTTTGTGGGGGGATGGCGTTAGTATGAATGTGGCTATAGGTGAAAGTTTAGAGGAATTGAAACCTTGGATGCCTTTTGCTCAAACGAGTCCGACTTTGGATGAATCGGAGAGATTCACACGTGAGGCTAGGTTGGATTTTTTAAAACGTAATCAGCTGCATATGCGCGTTTTCAATAAGACTACGGGTAGTTTTATCGGTTGCAGTGGCCTGCATCGTATAAACTGGGAACTGCGAAATTTTGAAATTGGTTATTGGATTCGAAGCTCCTGTGCGGGCAAAGGTTATATGACCGAAGCGGTGAATGGAATCACCGATTTTGCTATCAGGGAATTAGAAGCTAATCGCATCGAGATTCGGTGTAGTGCACGAAATATCAAAAGTGCTGCAGTTGCTGAGCGTGCAGGGTATACACTGGAGGGTATTTTACGGAGAGAGCGACTTGGGCTAGATGGGGAAATACATGACAGCAAGCTATTTTCGAAGGTTAGAGGTGTGGAATTTTAG
- a CDS encoding sugar efflux transporter, whose amino-acid sequence MIKRLTALFSIPSYALLFLCMLLQGMGISLSTPFLSIYFTEQLGVSVGMFGIFLATTLVAGIWISTLIGRRSDLGLNRKHIYLVATLCNALAFGGYLLIQDFTILFIYMIVFTALGAPGMPQLFAIAREAVNKSDFTDTAFANSTLRSAFSLGFITGPLIGTLLIAAVGFKGIFSGTIGVFLLVALLVFLFLKSNTELSSNKAEVKVKSFRLVQNRNILLPFLILILMYVAHWTSSINTALFITNNLGGTTSDVGLVSSICAALEIPFMIMLGLLSAKYSNRSLMMCGAILGGAYYLVVILSGAMWQMLAAQVLLAVFVAVISAIGISYIQDLLPSMPGYASTLYSNSSTIGRLIGSLVGGGLATLVGYRYSFVLCFVLITIALIMLAVSGRQPVHESDKLTV is encoded by the coding sequence ATGATCAAAAGACTTACTGCACTATTTTCAATTCCCTCTTATGCCTTACTCTTTTTGTGTATGCTACTACAGGGAATGGGGATTTCACTCAGCACACCCTTCTTGTCCATTTATTTCACGGAACAGCTTGGCGTATCTGTCGGGATGTTTGGTATTTTTCTAGCTACCACATTAGTTGCCGGCATATGGATTAGTACGCTTATCGGGAGACGCTCTGATCTCGGCTTGAATCGAAAGCATATTTACCTTGTTGCCACGCTCTGTAATGCTCTGGCTTTTGGCGGGTACCTGCTCATTCAGGATTTTACGATCTTGTTCATCTACATGATTGTGTTCACCGCTCTCGGTGCACCAGGGATGCCTCAACTGTTCGCCATTGCTAGAGAAGCAGTGAATAAGAGTGATTTTACGGATACAGCGTTTGCGAATTCTACCTTGCGCTCTGCTTTCTCTCTCGGCTTTATTACAGGCCCTTTAATCGGCACCCTGCTAATCGCTGCTGTTGGGTTTAAGGGGATTTTCTCGGGTACAATCGGAGTTTTCCTGCTTGTTGCCTTACTCGTTTTCTTATTTCTCAAATCAAATACAGAGCTGAGCAGCAACAAGGCTGAAGTAAAAGTAAAAAGCTTCCGGCTCGTTCAGAACCGTAATATTCTGCTGCCTTTTCTGATTCTGATACTCATGTATGTAGCGCACTGGACGAGTAGCATTAATACAGCCCTCTTTATTACAAACAATCTAGGGGGAACGACAAGCGATGTCGGTCTAGTCAGCAGTATATGTGCTGCGCTGGAAATTCCATTTATGATAATGCTAGGTCTACTCAGTGCAAAGTACAGTAATCGATCCTTGATGATGTGTGGGGCGATTCTAGGCGGCGCTTATTATCTCGTTGTCATTCTCTCTGGCGCGATGTGGCAGATGCTTGCAGCCCAAGTTCTGCTCGCCGTTTTCGTTGCTGTTATTTCAGCGATTGGCATTAGCTACATCCAGGATCTGCTTCCAAGCATGCCTGGGTATGCATCTACACTGTACTCTAATTCATCCACGATCGGCAGATTGATTGGCAGTCTTGTTGGCGGGGGATTAGCCACTCTTGTAGGTTACCGGTATTCATTCGTACTCTGTTTTGTTCTCATCACTATTGCCTTAATCATGCTTGCGGTAAGCGGACGTCAACCTGTACATGAATCAGATAAATTAACCGTTTAA
- the cysT gene encoding sulfate ABC transporter permease subunit CysT encodes MNSLLRHKGWTWGFRTTILLYFVVLIVLPILGVYYNSFSLGFGNFVESISDPIAWKSVLLTLKLAIIATLINVFLGTMIAWVLIRYHFMGKALLNSLVDLPFALPTAVGGLMILLLLGPGSLIGKAAEALGFEIVFHQPAIVIAMVFVTFPFVIRAVQPLLEELDPSEEEAAYTMGAKGTRVFWHVILPSMAPGMISGGMLAFSRALAEFGAVVLVAGNIPGRTLVSSVFIFGEVESDNPVSAAAVSVILLTLSFLILWLINMLQMRGRRS; translated from the coding sequence TTGAATTCGCTGCTTAGACACAAAGGTTGGACTTGGGGTTTCCGAACGACAATTTTGCTCTATTTTGTAGTATTGATCGTGCTGCCTATACTTGGGGTCTATTACAACTCTTTTTCACTGGGTTTCGGTAATTTTGTGGAAAGCATAAGCGACCCGATTGCCTGGAAGTCGGTGCTGTTAACCTTAAAGCTGGCGATCATCGCTACTTTAATTAATGTCTTTTTAGGAACAATGATTGCTTGGGTTCTTATTCGTTATCATTTCATGGGTAAAGCATTGCTTAACAGTCTTGTGGATTTGCCATTTGCGCTGCCGACAGCAGTTGGTGGTTTGATGATTTTGCTCTTGCTCGGGCCTGGTAGTCTTATCGGCAAGGCTGCAGAAGCGCTTGGTTTTGAAATTGTTTTTCATCAGCCGGCAATTGTAATTGCTATGGTCTTCGTAACCTTTCCTTTCGTGATTCGAGCGGTTCAGCCCTTACTGGAGGAACTTGATCCTTCCGAGGAGGAAGCGGCTTATACAATGGGTGCCAAGGGAACTAGAGTCTTCTGGCATGTTATTCTCCCCTCTATGGCTCCTGGGATGATCAGCGGTGGAATGCTTGCCTTCTCGCGGGCACTTGCTGAATTCGGTGCTGTAGTCCTCGTAGCAGGCAATATTCCAGGTCGTACTCTCGTATCTTCTGTTTTTATTTTTGGTGAAGTTGAAAGTGATAATCCGGTTTCCGCAGCAGCGGTTTCTGTCATTCTCTTGACCTTATCTTTTCTCATTCTTTGGCTCATTAATATGCTGCAGATGAGGGGGAGACGCTCATGA
- a CDS encoding MBL fold metallo-hydrolase translates to MDTLVFLGTGDAMGVPRVYCSCETCTEAREQGSNIRLRSSVLIDNGSDFLVIDCGPDWRRQMEAQGVRNMRRLLVTHAHFDHIGGLPEWADACRWTGIKGELYTPAEVIPIIERQYPWLRNHIEMIPCDEGIELDGWKIDTWKVNHGKNGYSYAFRLEKEDYTWVYCPDSISLGAEETRLMHGADLLVLGTSFYYEAAELSTRSVYDMTEAAELLQIVKPTKAVYTHMSHDVDMRQSYILPENVTLAQTGTRIPLHKKPFSSH, encoded by the coding sequence ATGGATACGTTGGTGTTTTTGGGTACTGGGGATGCCATGGGTGTTCCTCGGGTATATTGCAGCTGCGAGACCTGCACAGAAGCAAGGGAACAGGGAAGCAATATAAGGCTGCGTTCCTCTGTACTTATAGATAATGGCAGTGACTTTCTAGTGATTGATTGCGGGCCAGACTGGCGACGTCAGATGGAGGCGCAGGGAGTACGGAATATGCGAAGGCTGCTGGTGACTCACGCTCATTTTGATCATATTGGCGGGCTGCCGGAATGGGCCGATGCTTGTCGATGGACGGGCATTAAGGGTGAACTTTATACTCCGGCAGAAGTCATTCCCATTATCGAGCGGCAATACCCTTGGCTGCGAAATCACATCGAGATGATTCCCTGTGACGAAGGTATAGAGCTGGACGGCTGGAAGATAGATACCTGGAAAGTAAACCATGGGAAGAATGGATACTCGTACGCTTTTCGGCTAGAGAAGGAGGACTACACATGGGTGTATTGTCCTGATTCCATATCTCTTGGGGCTGAGGAGACACGCCTGATGCATGGGGCCGACCTGCTGGTCCTTGGTACAAGCTTCTATTACGAAGCGGCAGAGCTATCCACTCGTTCTGTGTACGATATGACGGAGGCGGCGGAGCTGCTGCAAATCGTTAAGCCTACAAAGGCAGTATATACTCATATGTCGCATGATGTGGATATGAGACAGTCATATATTTTGCCGGAGAATGTTACACTGGCACAGACAGGTACGAGAATTCCACTACACAAAAAGCCCTTCTCTTCACATTAG